DNA sequence from the Polyangia bacterium genome:
ACCTACCCCCAAGTTGCGGCAAGATTCTAGACAGCCGCAGCAATATCTGCCATCAATTTTCCGTATCCGGCCGCACCGCAGCACATGTAAATATATAACGGCAACGCCGGTACAATCGCCGGCGCTGCGAATTTTCCTCGCGCTGCTCGTCGTCTTCGCAGCGCTGACCGGGAATGCTTTCGGCCGCGGCTACCAGGATTTAGGCGTGCGGGAAAAGGAAGCGGTGGACGAAGCGCTGGCCCTGCGCAGCCTGATCGTGGACCCACAACCGGACGGCAAAATTATCGGCGCCGTGCAGGTGGTGAACCTGGACGTGTTCACCGACCGCGATCTCTTCCTCGCCTGGTTCAACCGTTTTCACTGGACCACCAAGGAAGAAATGATCCGCCGCGAGGCCTTGTTTCATCCCGGCGAGCCTTACAAACAGAACCTAGTCGACGAGACCGCGCGCAATTTGGAAAGCCCGGTCTACACCAGCGCGCTGGGCATCGTCGCCGTGCAGTCGAGCAAGCCGGGCTTCGTCGACGTCCTGATCGTCACCCGCGATCTGTGGAGCCTGCGGCTTAACACCGACTTTCAATACCAGGCCGGCGACCTGCTGTCGGCGACGGCCTCGCTGGCGGAGAACAACCTGTTTGGTCATCGCAAATACCTGGCCCTGGTGACCGACCTGGATCTGGGCAAGGTCGACGCCGGCCCGTCTTACTTTGACCCCAACATCGCCGGCACCCGCCTCACCACCACCGTCGACCTGCGCTTGCTGTTTTCGCGGCAGACCCAGGATGTGGAAGGCTCGTACGCGCACCTGGGGTTCGGGTACCCGTTATTCGCGCTGGATACACCGTGGGGGTTCGGCGTCGATTACAGCTACTACGATCAAGTGGTGCGGGTGTTTCAGGGCAACAGCCTGCGCCAGCTGCCCTTCACCGCCGACGACGGCACGACGCAGGTGTTCCGTCCTTACGCCTACCGGCTGCGGACGTTCGGGGGAACCGCCGCCATCACCCGTCGCTATCACGCTCATGGGGTCGTGCAAGAGGTCAGCGGCGGCCATCGGCTGTCGCTGACGCGGCCGTCGCTGCTGCCCGATTTCCCCAACGACCCCGGCGTCACTCAGATGTTCGAGGATAGGATCTTCCCCCGCCTGGTGGGGTACGTCTCGTCGCTATACGCGAGCTATCACATCTTCACGCCGCGCTATCGCATTTACCGCGACCTCAACACGTTCGATCTGCGCGAGACCGCGACGCTGGGGCCTTCGGCGACGGTGCTGGCCCAACGGGCCGATCAACTGTTCGGGTCGGCCTATCAATACTGGTTTCTCAGCGCCGACGCCGGCTGGACGTTCTCCCTTGCCGACGGTTTGCAGACGGTGGGCCTCAGTTGGTCGGTGCGTCTGCACGACGGCACCTGGAGCGACGAGGCCCTTTCCGCCAACGTCTTCATCGCCACGCCGGTCATCGCGCACGCGCTGCGCTTGGTGGGCTCGCTGGTGACGAACCTGGTCTTCGACAACGAACAGAACACCCTGGTCACCGTCGGTGGCGATTCGGGCCTGCGCGGTTATGCGGTGGGCGAGTTCCTCGGGCAAAACGGAATGATCGGTCACCTGGAGGTTCGCTCGATGGCGCTGCCGGTGCTGTCGCTGCGCGCGGGCGGCCTGGTCTTCTATGACGTCGGCGATGTTCCGCCCGTCGGATCGGTCGCCGCCGCCTTACCCAGCGACCAGGACAACATCTTTCACCGCACCTTCGACGCCCTGCGGAGCTTTCACGCCTACCAGGACGTTGGCCTCGGGCTGCGGGTGCTGATCCCGCAGTTCAATACTTACGTCTTGCGCCTGGATTGGGCCTTCGCTCTCAATGACGACACGCTGCCGTCCCCGGTGCAAACGCGCGCGGGCTGGCCGGGGCGGTTCTCCGCCGGGTTCATGCAGGCCTTCTGATCAATAGAAATTGATCGGGACCATCTGCTCGATCGAATAGTACGGCGCCGCGGTGGCCGGGCCCATGACGTGGCCGAGGGGCGGCGAATCGCCGTCGACCGTGGTGGCGCTGAACGACGCGGAGGCCATGCCGGTCTCGGCCACCACCCGCAGCGCCACCGGCGGGTTCTCGGTGACGAACTCGCCCGGCATGAACTGGTTGTGGCCGGGATCGGTCATGGTCCCCAGATCCATCGTCCCCCGCTGCAGCAGCACCGCCGGTTCGCGATAGCCGCTGAAGATGCAGCCGCGCACGACGATCATGCTGGAGAAGTTGTTCTCGAACAGGCCGACCACGTTGAAGATCGAATCGGTGACACTGAGGCTGTCGCCAAAAAAGTAGATCCCGCCGATGGCCGAGGTGGCCGACGAGATCTGGAACGTGCTGTTCGACACCGTCCCGGTGGTGTCGGGGCCCATCAGATCCAGAATGCCTTGAAACAGCGTGTTGGTAATGAGGACGTTGGCTTGCCCGATCATGGCCACCGCGTTCGCCCCGCGGCTGTTGATCTGCGCGCTGTCGATCTTGACCTGCACGCGATTGCCCTCCATGCGGATGGCCTCTCCGTCTTTTTCATCCAGGCTGCTGAGCACGCTGCCTTCGATCACCTGCAGGCTGCCGTCATCCGCTTCCCAGCGCACCGGCTTGGTGGCGGCGCTGGACACGCTGGTCTTTCCGCTGATGACCAGGGTGGCGCCGCTGGCGAACGGACTGACGTCAAAACCGGCGCCGTCGCCGGACGCCTGGACGTCGGTGACCTTGACCGTCGATCCCTTCCCGCTGATCTGCACCAGCGAATCAAGAGCCAGGTGCTGGATCACCCCGTCCGCCGCGATGACGATCTGTCCGGATAGCAGCGTCGTCGACGACGAATCACCCTCCAGCGTGGCCTTTGGCGGCAGGTAATAGCGAACATAAGGATCAGAGTTGTCGCCGTGCACTCCGGCGTCGAGGTGAAGCGTGTCGCCCGGGCCGGCCACCTGCAAAGCGCGGGCGATGGTGCCAAAGGGACGGTCGCTGGCGCCGTCGTTCTGTTTGTCGTCGCCGTTCAAAGCGACCGTGATTGGCGAAACCGTGACCACGCCCGCCTGGCCCAGCATTTTCCGACCGCCCTGCGTGGTGAACGTCAGGCCCAGCGGACCGGGCGGCGTGCCAGAGGGAATGGTCACCGCCAGTCGGAAAGAGTTGGGTTTCGCATCGGACGGGCGAGTGAGTTTCAAGCTGCCAAGAACGATGTTGTCAGCGTCGCCGAGACCGGTGCCGTTCACCGTCAACTGGACCGTGCCGCCCTGGCGAACGATCGCGCGATCGGCGCTCACCTGGATCATCGCGCAGGTCGCGCCGTCGGGCAGACAAAGGTTGCTCAGCGGGCAACAGGCGTAGCCGGCGGTGCAGGGACAGCTTCGGTTGTCCTCGGAAAGCTGCGGGGTGCACCCCGCCCCCGCCCCGACGACGGCACCCCAAAGAGCGCACACCGCCAAAGCGTGAAAAGCACGAAGCGCAGGGCTAGCCATGAGGATTCTTCGTCGGGCTGACTCCCCGGCCGCCCGCCCAAAAACCTCGACCACCCTCCGTCAAAAACCGCTGGCCGGTTCGACTACTCTAACACGACCACCTGCGCCGGAAGTGCCGTTTTGCTATTCGACGATGGTGATCCAGCCGTGTGGATCGGGCTTCTGACCGTACTGGATGGCCGTGATGGTGTCGTAAAGGCGGCGGGCGGATTCGCCTGCCTGGCCGCCGTTGACCACCAGGCGTTCGCCCTTCCAACCAAGCTCGCCGACCGGAGTGATCACGGCGGCGGTTCCGCAGCCGAACACCTCACGCAGCGTGCCCTTCTTGTGCGCGTCGGTGAGTTCGCTGATGTCCAGTGAGCGTTCGGACACCGTGTGCCCCCATTCGCGCAGCAACGTCATCACGGAATCGCGGGTGATGCCGCCCAGGATGGTGCCGTCGAGGGCGGGTGTGATGAACTCGTCGCCGATGCGCGCCACCAGGTTCATGGTGCCGACCTCTTCGAGGTGACGGTGTTCGATGGCGTCGGTCCACAACACCTGGGCGAAGCCGCGCTTCTTCGCTTCCTCGGCGGCCAGCAGGCTGGCCACGTAGTTCGCGCCCGCCTTCACCGCGCCAAGGCCCCCCGGGGCCGCGCGCACGTATTTGTCTTCGATCC
Encoded proteins:
- a CDS encoding DUF1565 domain-containing protein; its protein translation is MASPALRAFHALAVCALWGAVVGAGAGCTPQLSEDNRSCPCTAGYACCPLSNLCLPDGATCAMIQVSADRAIVRQGGTVQLTVNGTGLGDADNIVLGSLKLTRPSDAKPNSFRLAVTIPSGTPPGPLGLTFTTQGGRKMLGQAGVVTVSPITVALNGDDKQNDGASDRPFGTIARALQVAGPGDTLHLDAGVHGDNSDPYVRYYLPPKATLEGDSSSTTLLSGQIVIAADGVIQHLALDSLVQISGKGSTVKVTDVQASGDGAGFDVSPFASGATLVISGKTSVSSAATKPVRWEADDGSLQVIEGSVLSSLDEKDGEAIRMEGNRVQVKIDSAQINSRGANAVAMIGQANVLITNTLFQGILDLMGPDTTGTVSNSTFQISSATSAIGGIYFFGDSLSVTDSIFNVVGLFENNFSSMIVVRGCIFSGYREPAVLLQRGTMDLGTMTDPGHNQFMPGEFVTENPPVALRVVAETGMASASFSATTVDGDSPPLGHVMGPATAAPYYSIEQMVPINFY
- a CDS encoding branched-chain amino acid aminotransferase is translated as MISIQLAATCQPRPQDSELVFGRIFTDHMAVIDYEDGRGWLNPRIVPYGPLVLDPAAAVFHYGQELFDGLKGFRGVDGRIRLFRADRHCRRMAEGAARLCMPAIDVELMTEALRAFVHTDRDWVPSSPGTALYIRPTMIATEPFLGVRPSKLYTFFIIASPVGAYSGEVFSPVRIWIEDKYVRAAPGGLGAVKAGANYVASLLAAEEAKKRGFAQVLWTDAIEHRHLEEVGTMNLVARIGDEFITPALDGTILGGITRDSVMTLLREWGHTVSERSLDISELTDAHKKGTLREVFGCGTAAVITPVGELGWKGERLVVNGGQAGESARRLYDTITAIQYGQKPDPHGWITIVE